The bacterium genome contains a region encoding:
- the rpsC gene encoding 30S ribosomal protein S3, with amino-acid sequence MGQKVRPTSLRLGIVEDWNARWFPKQRLFRDFLQEDETIRHIIDEKIGTAGVSKVEIERTANSYKIFIKAARPGLIIGRGGKGIELLSAAIEATLQKLWRARKKGEEKRKVSISLNVEELKRTEISAVNVAQNIAWDLEKRLPFRRTLKKHLASVMQNRDVKGAKIKLSGRLDGAEISRREWLGTGKIPLQTLRAWIDYGEGTAFASYGTVGIKVWIYKGEVFEKVDSKKMPTAR; translated from the coding sequence ATGGGACAAAAAGTCAGACCAACTTCATTGCGGCTCGGGATTGTGGAGGACTGGAACGCGCGCTGGTTTCCGAAACAGCGCTTGTTTCGCGATTTTTTGCAGGAAGACGAAACCATTCGCCATATTATTGATGAAAAAATTGGCACGGCCGGCGTTTCCAAAGTTGAAATTGAACGTACCGCGAACAGCTATAAAATTTTTATCAAAGCCGCGCGTCCCGGTCTTATTATCGGTCGCGGCGGAAAGGGTATTGAGTTATTGAGCGCCGCTATTGAGGCAACGCTACAAAAGCTGTGGCGCGCGCGCAAGAAGGGCGAGGAGAAACGCAAAGTTTCCATCAGCTTGAACGTGGAGGAGCTGAAGCGTACGGAGATTTCGGCGGTGAACGTCGCGCAAAACATCGCGTGGGATCTTGAAAAGCGGTTGCCGTTCCGGCGTACGCTCAAAAAGCATTTGGCGAGCGTTATGCAGAACCGCGACGTAAAAGGAGCGAAAATCAAACTTTCGGGCCGTTTGGACGGCGCGGAAATTTCCCGCCGTGAGTGGCTTGGCACCGGCAAGATTCCGCTTCAGACGTTGCGCGCTTGGATTGATTACGGCGAGGGGACCGCGTTCGCGAGCTACGGAACTGTGGGTATCAAGGTTTGGATTTATAAAGGCGAAGTGTTTGAGAAAGTTGATTCAAAGAAGATGCCGACGGCGCGATAA
- the rpsS gene encoding 30S ribosomal protein S19 has protein sequence MSRSSKKGPYVAPHLLKKISKLKLGDLTPIKTWARASEISPEMVGFVIGIHNGKIFNNVTIKEEMVGHRLGEFSQTRKFTKHGGKMQRELEAANAQAEAAKAAAQKTNEAANSAVPKK, from the coding sequence ATGTCACGTTCAAGCAAAAAAGGGCCGTACGTTGCCCCACATCTTTTGAAAAAGATTTCCAAGTTGAAGCTTGGTGATTTGACGCCGATAAAAACATGGGCGCGTGCATCGGAAATTTCTCCGGAGATGGTAGGCTTTGTTATCGGCATTCACAACGGAAAAATATTCAACAACGTGACGATTAAGGAAGAAATGGTGGGGCATCGGTTGGGTGAGTTTTCTCAAACTCGGAAATTCACGAAACATGGCGGTAAGATGCAGCGCGAGCTTGAAGCGGCAAACGCGCAGGCGGAAGCGGCAAAAGCCGCGGCGCAAAAAACAAACGAAGCCGCAAATAGCGCCGTACCGAAGAAATAG
- the tuf gene encoding elongation factor Tu, producing MAEKAKFERTKPHVNVGTIGHVDHGKTTLTAALTHVLFMKGLAKKEENVDQIDSAPEEKARGITIALHHSEYESEKRHYAHIDAPGHADYIKNMITGAAQMDGAIIVVSAADGPMPQTREHILLARQVGVPALVVFLNKCDMVDDPELIDLVESEVRELLTKYEFPGDTTPIIRGSALKALEAKSVDDPACKPIFDLVKALDEFIPDPIRDITKPFLMPIEDIFSIEGRGTVVTGRIERGIAKVNEEVDVIGLRPTQKTVVTGIEMFNKLLDEGRAGDNVGILLRGLKKEDVERGQVIAKPGSVNPHTDFDCEVYVLSKEEGGRHTPFFGGYKPQFYIRTTDVTGEMTLPTGMEMVMPGDTVKMTVKLIAPVALEEKQRFAIREGGKTVGAGVVTKITK from the coding sequence ATGGCAGAAAAAGCAAAATTTGAGCGTACAAAGCCGCACGTAAACGTCGGAACGATCGGTCACGTTGACCACGGCAAAACGACCTTGACGGCCGCCTTGACGCACGTCCTTTTTATGAAAGGTCTCGCGAAGAAGGAGGAGAACGTGGACCAGATTGACAGCGCTCCGGAAGAAAAGGCGCGCGGTATTACCATTGCGTTGCATCACTCGGAATATGAATCCGAAAAGCGCCACTATGCGCACATTGATGCTCCAGGACACGCGGACTACATCAAGAACATGATTACGGGTGCCGCTCAGATGGACGGCGCGATCATTGTTGTTTCGGCGGCGGATGGTCCGATGCCGCAGACGAGAGAACACATTTTGCTTGCTCGCCAGGTCGGCGTGCCGGCGCTTGTCGTGTTTTTGAACAAGTGTGACATGGTGGACGATCCGGAACTCATCGACCTCGTTGAATCCGAAGTCCGCGAGCTTTTGACGAAATACGAATTCCCGGGTGACACGACTCCGATTATCCGCGGTTCAGCATTGAAGGCGCTTGAAGCAAAATCCGTCGATGATCCGGCGTGCAAACCGATCTTTGACCTTGTGAAGGCGCTGGATGAATTTATCCCGGATCCGATCCGTGACATCACGAAGCCGTTCTTGATGCCGATCGAAGACATCTTCTCTATTGAAGGACGCGGAACTGTCGTGACCGGGCGCATTGAGCGCGGTATCGCGAAAGTCAACGAGGAAGTTGACGTCATCGGTCTTCGGCCGACGCAGAAAACCGTTGTGACCGGCATTGAAATGTTCAATAAACTGCTCGACGAAGGTCGCGCGGGAGACAACGTGGGTATTTTGCTTCGCGGTTTGAAGAAAGAAGACGTGGAGCGCGGACAGGTCATCGCGAAGCCGGGCAGTGTGAATCCGCATACGGATTTTGACTGCGAAGTGTACGTGCTTTCCAAAGAGGAAGGCGGACGGCACACCCCGTTTTTTGGCGGATACAAGCCGCAGTTCTACATTCGCACCACGGACGTGACGGGCGAAATGACGTTGCCGACGGGTATGGAAATGGTGATGCCGGGCGACACGGTGAAGATGACGGTAAAACTCATCGCGCCGGTGGCGCTTGAGGAAAAGCAGAGGTTTGCCATCCGCGAAGGCGGCAAGACCGTGGGCGCAGGCGTTGTAACAAAGATCACCAAATAG
- the rplP gene encoding 50S ribosomal protein L16, which translates to MLMPKKVKHRKWNKGRSRGRNVETRGLTLAFGSYGLKALESSWIDSRQIEAARRTMTNFIKREGRIWIRIFPDKPVTARPPEVTMGGGKGSVDHYVFPVRPGRMLFEMDGVPESVAREALRLAGFKLAVKTRIVIK; encoded by the coding sequence ATGTTAATGCCGAAAAAAGTAAAACATCGCAAGTGGAACAAAGGACGCTCACGCGGGCGCAATGTTGAAACGCGCGGACTGACGCTTGCATTCGGAAGTTATGGCTTAAAAGCGCTGGAGTCCAGCTGGATTGACTCACGCCAAATTGAAGCCGCGCGCCGCACGATGACGAACTTCATTAAGCGCGAAGGCCGTATTTGGATCCGCATTTTCCCCGATAAGCCGGTGACCGCGCGTCCGCCGGAAGTTACCATGGGTGGCGGTAAGGGTTCGGTTGACCACTATGTGTTTCCGGTGCGTCCGGGCAGAATGTTATTTGAAATGGACGGCGTTCCGGAGTCTGTTGCGCGCGAGGCGCTGCGACTTGCCGGATTTAAATTGGCGGTAAAAACACGGATTGTCATCAAATAG
- the rplX gene encoding 50S ribosomal protein L24, translating into MKLKKNDNVKVMVGKDRGKTGKLLHINTQSHTVLVEGVTQKRHQRAKKQGEKGEVVSVPRPIQISNVAIVCPNCDKVTRPGARFEGDKKVRICKKCGGVI; encoded by the coding sequence ATGAAGCTCAAGAAAAATGACAATGTAAAAGTGATGGTGGGTAAAGACCGGGGAAAGACCGGAAAGCTTTTGCACATAAACACGCAATCGCATACTGTGTTGGTTGAGGGCGTCACGCAGAAACGTCATCAACGCGCCAAAAAGCAGGGCGAGAAGGGAGAGGTTGTTTCCGTTCCGCGGCCGATCCAAATTTCCAATGTTGCGATCGTTTGTCCGAATTGTGACAAGGTGACGCGCCCCGGTGCACGGTTTGAGGGCGATAAAAAAGTGCGTATTTGCAAAAAGTGCGGAGGGGTAATCTAA
- a CDS encoding type Z 30S ribosomal protein S14, which produces MAKTSVIARANKKPKFSSRKVRRCFRCGRKRGYMRAFGLCRICFREMAGKGQIPGVKKASW; this is translated from the coding sequence ATGGCAAAGACTTCTGTTATCGCGCGAGCGAATAAAAAACCGAAATTTTCCAGTCGAAAGGTGCGCCGTTGTTTCCGCTGCGGGCGCAAACGCGGTTATATGAGAGCGTTCGGTCTTTGCCGCATTTGTTTCCGAGAAATGGCAGGGAAAGGACAAATTCCCGGAGTGAAAAAAGCGAGTTGGTAA
- the rplW gene encoding 50S ribosomal protein L23, which yields MDNRATKQFNKFVLRRPVISEKSTAAAAEGKYVFLVAEGATQSEVKKAVERTYGVHVIKTNAITQQPKPKRSGRGSRLEQRPKKVIVTLKKGEKLDILPQ from the coding sequence ATGGATAACAGGGCAACAAAACAATTTAATAAGTTTGTTCTTCGGCGGCCAGTGATTTCCGAAAAGTCTACGGCAGCCGCGGCTGAAGGAAAGTATGTTTTTTTAGTTGCCGAAGGCGCGACGCAATCGGAGGTGAAAAAAGCCGTTGAGCGTACCTATGGTGTGCATGTCATAAAAACCAATGCTATCACCCAGCAGCCGAAGCCGAAACGTTCCGGTCGCGGAAGCAGATTGGAACAGCGCCCGAAGAAAGTCATCGTGACCTTGAAAAAAGGCGAGAAATTGGATATACTGCCGCAATAA
- the rplN gene encoding 50S ribosomal protein L14 — MIQERSILNVADNSGARTVRCFRVLGGSRKRYATVGDIIIASVQVADPRKAVKKKDIVKAVIVRQRNPLRRPDGSYIRFDDNAVVLIDEKKQPRGTRLFGPIAREVKERGYDGIIPLAEEIL; from the coding sequence ATGATTCAAGAACGTTCTATTTTAAATGTCGCGGATAACTCCGGCGCGCGTACCGTCCGGTGTTTCCGCGTGCTCGGCGGCAGCCGAAAGCGCTATGCAACAGTGGGCGATATCATTATCGCTTCCGTGCAGGTTGCCGATCCGCGCAAAGCCGTGAAGAAAAAAGACATTGTGAAGGCGGTAATCGTGCGTCAACGCAATCCGTTGCGCAGACCGGACGGTTCGTATATCCGTTTTGATGATAACGCGGTGGTATTGATTGATGAAAAGAAGCAGCCGCGCGGTACGCGTCTTTTCGGTCCTATCGCCCGCGAGGTCAAAGAGCGCGGATATGACGGCATTATTCCTTTGGCGGAAGAAATTTTGTAA
- the rplC gene encoding 50S ribosomal protein L3 → MKDIWRHLARTDVFCKIWGVIANNNMKVKGKKLHMTQVWKNDAVFPVSIIQVEEGADLSGFAEGDLVRVSGITKSHGFQGVVKRHGFHGGPKTHGQKNRLRAPGSIGNTSPQRIIPGRRMAGRMGGVRKTIKNLELVEIDAASRIMKICGAVPGYNKRSVLEITK, encoded by the coding sequence ATGAAGGACATCTGGCGCCACCTCGCGCGCACAGATGTCTTTTGTAAAATATGGGGAGTAATCGCGAATAACAATATGAAGGTCAAGGGAAAAAAATTGCATATGACTCAGGTTTGGAAAAATGACGCGGTTTTCCCCGTGTCCATTATCCAGGTTGAGGAGGGAGCGGACCTCTCCGGCTTTGCCGAGGGGGATTTGGTGCGTGTTTCCGGCATCACCAAAAGCCACGGTTTTCAGGGGGTTGTGAAGCGGCACGGTTTTCATGGTGGACCGAAAACGCACGGTCAGAAAAATCGTCTCCGCGCGCCGGGCTCTATTGGCAACACGTCGCCGCAGCGTATTATTCCGGGACGGCGCATGGCCGGACGCATGGGCGGTGTGCGCAAGACCATAAAGAATTTGGAGCTTGTTGAAATTGATGCCGCGTCCCGTATTATGAAAATCTGCGGAGCGGTTCCGGGATACAATAAACGCAGCGTTTTGGAAATCACAAAGTAA
- the rplV gene encoding 50S ribosomal protein L22 — protein MTQATAKLQYLHMAPRKVRLVADVIRGLPVNEAEAQLLYHARRAAHPLLKLLRSASANAKVKNMDMDRLIVFSITVDQGPMLKRSLPRAMGRATPLQKKMSHVVLTLAESARTRVARFVMAKPEKPKKEAREHKAPKTPKTTAGTSSTSGKEKTGFLKRIFNRKSV, from the coding sequence ATGACACAGGCAACCGCAAAACTTCAATATCTGCATATGGCACCCCGTAAGGTGCGTCTTGTTGCCGATGTTATCCGCGGACTTCCCGTGAACGAAGCCGAGGCGCAGTTGTTGTACCATGCGCGCCGCGCCGCGCATCCGCTCCTGAAGCTTCTGCGTTCGGCAAGCGCGAATGCGAAAGTAAAGAACATGGACATGGATCGCCTTATTGTGTTTAGTATTACTGTTGATCAGGGACCGATGCTGAAGCGTTCGCTTCCGCGCGCCATGGGACGGGCAACGCCGCTGCAGAAAAAAATGAGCCATGTGGTGTTGACGCTCGCGGAATCCGCGCGTACACGTGTCGCGCGCTTCGTGATGGCGAAGCCCGAAAAACCGAAAAAAGAAGCGCGTGAGCATAAGGCGCCGAAAACACCGAAGACAACTGCGGGAACATCGAGCACATCAGGCAAAGAAAAGACCGGATTTTTAAAGAGGATTTTTAACAGAAAGTCGGTATAA
- the rplE gene encoding 50S ribosomal protein L5 produces the protein MKNDPFSKIEKVVVNSGIGRLSQSANFADKVLPEVVAEFSAITGQKPMFAPAKKSIAGFKIREGTTIGLKATLRRRRMRDFLAKVLYTVLPRVRDFRGISNTAVDEHGNLTIGIKEHIVFPEVNMETVKVNFGMEVTVVPRRRVRESALEIYREIGVPFKKQESKKA, from the coding sequence ATGAAGAACGATCCTTTCTCAAAAATTGAAAAAGTTGTCGTGAATTCCGGAATCGGACGGCTCTCGCAGTCCGCGAATTTTGCGGATAAGGTGTTGCCGGAAGTTGTCGCGGAATTTTCGGCTATCACGGGACAAAAACCGATGTTTGCCCCCGCAAAGAAATCTATCGCGGGTTTTAAAATTCGTGAGGGAACGACGATTGGTCTTAAGGCCACGTTGCGGCGCCGGAGGATGCGTGATTTCCTCGCGAAAGTGCTTTACACCGTTCTTCCTCGCGTGCGTGATTTCCGTGGGATCAGCAATACCGCCGTTGATGAGCATGGCAATTTGACCATCGGCATCAAAGAGCATATAGTATTTCCAGAAGTCAATATGGAAACTGTGAAGGTAAATTTCGGCATGGAGGTCACCGTTGTTCCACGGCGGCGTGTGCGTGAATCAGCGCTCGAGATTTATCGTGAAATCGGCGTTCCGTTCAAAAAGCAAGAAAGCAAGAAAGCATAA
- the rpsJ gene encoding 30S ribosomal protein S10 yields the protein MSSATDKTEKEKLRLRIKAYDHKLIDNSCKQIVDAVKRYDAEVVGPVPLPTDMHRYTVNSSTFVHKDAREQFELRVHKRLIDILNPTAQIIESLSSLNMPAGVDIEIKMV from the coding sequence ATGAGCTCTGCAACGGACAAAACGGAGAAGGAGAAATTGCGCTTGCGCATCAAGGCGTACGATCATAAATTGATTGATAACTCCTGCAAGCAGATTGTTGACGCGGTGAAGCGGTATGATGCCGAGGTGGTTGGGCCGGTTCCGTTGCCTACCGACATGCATCGCTATACCGTGAACAGCTCGACATTCGTGCATAAAGACGCGCGAGAGCAGTTTGAGCTTCGCGTCCACAAGCGGTTGATTGACATTCTAAACCCGACTGCCCAGATTATTGAGTCGCTTTCGTCGCTTAATATGCCGGCGGGAGTGGATATTGAAATAAAGATGGTATAG
- the rpmC gene encoding 50S ribosomal protein L29: MKRTAIQEMKRKPKPELEKLLVEFRDRLWTLKNDLENGKVKNVREVREIKKNIARVETFLKLSVTA; encoded by the coding sequence ATGAAACGCACCGCAATTCAGGAAATGAAGCGTAAACCGAAGCCGGAACTTGAGAAATTGCTCGTTGAATTTCGCGATCGTCTTTGGACGCTTAAAAATGATTTGGAGAACGGAAAGGTGAAAAATGTGCGCGAGGTGCGCGAGATAAAAAAGAATATTGCCCGAGTTGAAACATTTTTAAAACTTTCCGTAACCGCGTAA
- the rplD gene encoding 50S ribosomal protein L4 — MKAPVYNLDGTTTSDIELSDAFFGRKWSADLAHQALVAQMANARKPWAHAKGRGEVRGGGRKPWKQKHTGRARHGSIRSPIWKGGGASHGPVSERTYAQKINKKMLRAAFAAIVSERLRKGEVKFIEHMPEAPKTKELLKSLGGVLSSRHALLIPAMGNKMVFRASANVPDMKTIAPTSLNVYDLLRYRAIVIDKDAAGTMAEHYAVSKNKKAVPAPAAAVSVEAVKKRKILPKRTAKP; from the coding sequence ATGAAAGCGCCTGTATACAACTTGGACGGAACAACGACCTCCGACATCGAACTCTCGGACGCGTTTTTCGGTCGCAAGTGGAGCGCGGACTTGGCGCATCAGGCGCTAGTCGCGCAAATGGCGAATGCGCGGAAACCTTGGGCGCACGCGAAGGGACGCGGTGAAGTGCGTGGCGGCGGAAGAAAGCCGTGGAAACAGAAGCATACCGGACGCGCGCGTCATGGTTCTATTCGTTCTCCGATTTGGAAAGGTGGTGGCGCTTCTCATGGACCGGTTTCCGAGCGCACGTATGCGCAAAAAATAAACAAGAAAATGCTTCGCGCGGCATTTGCGGCGATTGTGTCCGAGCGGTTGAGAAAGGGAGAGGTGAAATTTATTGAGCATATGCCGGAAGCGCCGAAGACGAAGGAGTTGCTGAAATCACTCGGTGGCGTGTTGTCATCCCGTCACGCGTTGCTTATTCCCGCAATGGGAAATAAAATGGTGTTTCGCGCTTCAGCTAATGTGCCGGATATGAAAACAATCGCGCCGACATCGCTGAATGTCTACGACTTGCTTCGCTATCGTGCGATTGTGATTGATAAGGACGCGGCAGGAACGATGGCTGAACACTATGCCGTTTCAAAAAACAAGAAGGCAGTACCGGCTCCGGCAGCAGCAGTTTCGGTTGAGGCGGTGAAAAAACGGAAGATATTGCCGAAAAGAACCGCGAAACCGTAA
- the rpsQ gene encoding 30S ribosomal protein S17, which produces MEIKHRQLKGVVVSDKMQKTVVVEVSEMKMNSKYLKQYRVSRRLKAHDEERAYHTGDKVVIEETRPMSRDKRWKVTGKQS; this is translated from the coding sequence ATGGAAATCAAACACCGTCAATTAAAAGGAGTGGTCGTTTCCGACAAGATGCAGAAAACCGTCGTGGTTGAAGTGTCGGAGATGAAAATGAACTCGAAATATCTGAAACAATACCGCGTATCGCGCCGTTTAAAGGCGCACGATGAAGAACGCGCGTATCATACCGGTGATAAGGTGGTTATTGAGGAGACTCGGCCGATGTCGCGTGATAAACGGTGGAAGGTTACCGGCAAACAATCATGA
- the rplB gene encoding 50S ribosomal protein L2, whose amino-acid sequence MKSYNPTSPSRRQMTTVDYSTVTTDVRFKPLTRHLQSHAGRNHKGRITVRHQGGGNKKAYRMVDFKQDKLNIPARIETIEYDPYRTAFIALALYRDGERRYILAPQGMKVGDEIVVAESAPLVTGNRLMLKHFPTGMFVYNVEMRPGNGGKIARSAGTYAEVMGQSDGYTDLRLSSKETRRVPWNGYASVGQLSNAEWNLVNIGKAGRSRWLGIRPTVRGSAMNPVDHPYGGGEGKQPRGTKRPKTRWGKVTGGRKTRKHKKWSTQFITQRRPKVR is encoded by the coding sequence ATGAAATCCTATAATCCTACAAGTCCATCACGGCGGCAAATGACAACGGTTGACTATTCCACGGTCACGACCGATGTCCGTTTTAAGCCGTTGACGCGCCACCTGCAGTCCCACGCGGGCCGCAATCATAAGGGCCGGATTACCGTCCGTCACCAAGGTGGCGGTAATAAAAAGGCGTATCGCATGGTGGATTTTAAGCAGGATAAGTTGAATATTCCGGCACGCATTGAAACGATTGAATACGATCCGTATCGGACCGCGTTTATCGCGCTTGCGCTTTATCGGGACGGCGAGCGACGTTATATCTTGGCGCCGCAGGGGATGAAGGTAGGGGACGAAATTGTTGTCGCGGAGTCTGCGCCGCTCGTGACCGGCAACCGTCTGATGTTGAAGCATTTCCCTACGGGCATGTTTGTGTATAATGTGGAGATGCGCCCGGGGAACGGAGGGAAAATTGCGCGTTCGGCGGGAACATACGCGGAAGTCATGGGGCAAAGCGATGGCTATACGGATTTGCGTCTTTCATCAAAAGAAACGCGTCGTGTGCCGTGGAACGGCTATGCTTCCGTCGGTCAGCTTTCCAACGCGGAGTGGAATTTGGTTAATATCGGAAAAGCGGGACGTTCGCGTTGGCTGGGTATTCGCCCGACTGTGCGAGGATCCGCAATGAACCCGGTGGACCATCCGTATGGTGGTGGTGAAGGTAAGCAGCCGAGAGGAACCAAGCGTCCGAAGACACGCTGGGGCAAAGTCACCGGCGGCAGAAAAACCCGTAAGCATAAAAAGTGGTCCACGCAGTTTATTACCCAGCGGAGGCCAAAGGTGCGCTAA